GAGTTTGCAGGTTGGCGGGGTCGGAGCCGACATCAGGCTCGGTGAGCCCGAAACAACCGATCGCATCACCGGCGGCCATCTGGGGGAGCCACTCCTGTTTCTGCTCCTCCGAGCCCCAGCGCCAGATAGCGAACATCGCGAGTGACCCCTGCACCGACACCAGTGAGCGCAGACCGGAGTCGGTAGCTTCGAGCTCAAGGCAGGCGAGGCCATACTCCGTCGCGGACATGCCGGCACATCCGTATCCTTCAAGGTGCATACCGAGAACGCCGAGGGATCCAAGTTCCTTCGTGAGCTCGCGGATGTTCGGGATCTCGCCTTTCTCGAACCACTCCGCGATGTAAGGCTCGGCGGACACGTCGAGCATCTGACGAACGGCCGTTCGGACTGCCTTCTCGTCCTCGGTCAGCAGGGCGTCCAAGCCTGCCGGGTCGGTGGGGTCGGGCGCGGGCAGCGTCATGGGGTCGATGTGACTCACTGTTGTTCCTTCTCCTGTAACCAGCGACGGACCTCGTCGTTGTGTTGGCCTAAGCGGGGCGGGGCGGTGTAGGTGGTAATCGGCGTCTCCGAGTACGTCACCGGGTTCCGGACTTGAGCCGGTTGTCCTGCGCTGACTTCCACCAACGGTTCCAGCCCAAGCCTGGTCGCCAAGGCGATCCCATCCGCTATGCTCCCGACCCTGCCCGCCGGAACCCCGGCGGCAGACAACCGTTGAACCCAAGAGTCTGCTGTGCCGTGAACCAACAGGACACCGAGCACCTCGATGAGGGCGGCGCGATTCTCCACCCGGGCTGCATTAGTCCCGAAACGTTCATCGTCTGCAATCGACTCATCGCCGAGCGTAGCCGCGAGCTTGCGAAACTGACCGTTGTTCCCGCACGCGACGGCCAGCTGCCCGTCAGAGCTTGGCAGCAGTTCGTAGGGAGCGATGGAAGGATGTGCGTTCCCGAGGCGCCCAGGAGACTCGCCGGTGGCCAAGTAAGACGAGGCCTGGTTGACGAGAGCCGCGAGCAGGCTGGACAGCAGATTCACCTCGACGCGCTGACCTCGTCCGGTCTCACCGCGCACGTGAAGTGCCGCGAGAATGCCGATGGTCGCGTCCTTTGCGGTGAGAACATCGACCAGCGCAACCCCGGCCTTCATTGGCTGCCCGCCGTTCTCGTCGGCGTCACCAGTGATGGACATCAGGCCGCCCACGGCTTGGACCAGGAAATCGTAACCCGGTAGATGGGCTCCCTTGTCGCGGCCGAACCCCGAGACTGAGCAGTACACCAGCCCATGATTTGTCTTTCGAACTTGCTCGTAACCGAGACCGCGCTTATCGAGGGCGCCGGGGCGGAAGTTTTCGATGAGTACGTCGGCTCGCCGGGCGAGTTCGTGAGCCACGGCTAGATCGTCGGGATCCTCGAGGTCCAAGACGACAGACTCCTTGCCACGGTTGGCGCTTTCGAAATAGGCCGCGCTGTTGGAAGTCCACGGAGGACCCCACGCACGAGTGTCGTCACCGGCGTGAGGGCGCTCAACCTTGACCACGCGAGCGCCCAGGTCAGCCAAAGATGCCGAAGCGAGCGGTCCGGCAAGGACCCGGCTGAAATCGGCGACGAGTACGCCTGTCAACGGCAGAGTCATGACGGGTCCACCCTTCCAGTGGTGCGACTTGGCGTCCGCGGGTACGGATTCCGCCGAGATGCTGAGGTTCGTAAACCTGTGGGCAAGGCGCCCTGTTGATCGAGAGGCTCTAGCGCAGCTTGTGGCCTACGTTGGTCTCTTGAGCAAGCTTCGCGCACCTCAGCGTTGTTCTGAAGTACCAGTTTTGACGACCATCAATACCCTCACGGTATTGAACAAGCTTCGCGCCACGCCACCGTCATGGTGACGAGCCGCGCGCGGACCAAAGAACGCGGACGCGGCATGCGTAAGGGACGCAGATGCGCGCTGAGAAACCAGGGATGCACGGATGCGTCTCGAAAGAGATCACCGCGCGGCAAGAAGAACTTGCGTGCCGGGGCGATGTCGCTAGCCCGGGAATGGCTCAGACTGAGTGATTTCCATACAGCTCGGAAATCACTCAGCCCGCGTTCCAGTCAACCAGGGCAGTCGCCTCAACGACTGAGTTGGAAGATGACCGTCTTTGTTTCGGTGAACGTGTTGATGAGCGGATAGCGCCCCTGTGAACGTCCGATCCCACTGCTCTTGCCGGAACCGCCGCCGAACGGGAGGTGCGGTTCCGTCCATGTGCTGCCCAGGTTGATGTTCACGTTGCCGGTGGGGGCGGCCTCGGCAAACCGGAGTCCGCGCTCGAGATCGCGCGTGAACACCGCAGCCGCCAGACCGTACTCTGACCTGGCCATGGCCGCCAGGGCCTCTCCCTCGTCAGCGATTGTCTGCACGGGAATGACTGGGCCGAACGTTTCTTCCCTGGCGATCTCCATCAGCGAGGTGACACCCGAAAGCACGGTGGGTTCAAAATACAGGCTTGTGGCGAGGCCCGCGCGGGCGCGGCCACCGGTGCGCACGGAGGCTCCGTTGTTCACTGCCCCAGTGATGTGCTGCTGGACCTTGTCCCACACGCCTTGGTTGTTGAGCGGACCCATTCGGGTCACCGCGTCGCGGGGATCGCCGAGAATGATGTGTTCCTCGACCGCGGCGGTGAGTCGCTCGACGAGTTCGTCATGGATCCCGCGCTGGGTGAGTACCCACTCAGCGCCCGTGCATGCCTGGCCCGCCACCAGGAAGGATGACGACAGCAGCTCCGGAATCACCAGATCCAGATCTGCGTCATCCAGCACCACGGTCGGTCCATTCCCGCCGAGCTCGAGCAATTGCGACTTTCCGGCGGAAGCAAGGGCGACTGCTTTGCCGGTGGCGGCAGAACCCGTGAACGCCACAGCATCGACACCTGGATGACCGGCCGCCGCAGCACCCACGACGCTACCGAGGCCCGACACGAAGTTGAAGACGCCGGGCGGCAGGTCCGCGTCGACAAAGCATCGAGCGAGCTCGGAGGCAACAAGCGCCGTTGCAGGTGCGGGCACCGACAACACGGCGTTTCCTGTCACGAGTGCAGGGAAGAGGTTGGCGGCCATCATCGTCAGCGGGTAATTCCAGGGCTGGATTGAGACTGCGACGCCCCTCGCCACGCGGTAAACGAGTACGCGTTTGTTGGCGTCCATGGAGGCAGGCATCGATCCCTCGAGGGCCTTCGCGGCCTCCATGGAGACGTTGAACATGGCGAGAACTTCATCGATCTCAGCTAAGGCCTCCGTTTCGTACACTTTGCCTTGTTCGAGAGTGAGAAGGCTTGCGAGCGCTTCGCGTCTCGCCCGGACGATGTCATGAACGCGCTGGAGTGCCTCCACCCGCTGAAAGACGGAGAGGGCGGCCCACGACGGTTGGGCAGAGCGTGCCGCGGCAACGGCGTTGTCGACATCACTGGGCGAGGAAAGGGAGTACGAACCCAGAATCTCGCCTGTCACCGGGCTTCTATTCTGCTCCCGATCGCCGGTCTGCGATTCGCGGAAGCTGCCGCCGATGAAATTCTTGGCATAAACCGTTTCTGGGTGGTTGAACATGAAGCATTCTCCTCGCAGCAAATCTGACGCCATCCGTCCGGAGGTCTGATGATCGCCAGCATCGATATTTTGCTCAATGCTCACACCTCAACTCGCCGAGCACGATGTGTGAAACAACAAGTCCGGGCGCGACTTTACTCATTTATCACGAGCACACAGGCGGAGCGTGTCTGCGACAGTGGGCCAGAAGCGGCCGGCTCGCTGTGCCGGTCCTGTGTGGGTTTCCAATTCCGCACGCTGAGAATCGGTCGATCTGCGGTCCTCCACCGGCTTGGGCGGGAGGGGCAAGCCGTACATTCTGGCGAATCGACGCTGACCGTTCAATGGTGAAGGGAGCGACATGGATCTTGTGAGCAGACGAACTGGTGCTCGGACGAAGGACGACCCAGCGACCACCGGTGGCCTCCAACGCGCCTCAGGCTCGGATATCGCCGTAGAGGTAGAGCAGGTCTCGAAATCGTATGACGCAAACCACGCGCTTTCAAACGTTTCGCTCAGGGTGCGACGTGGAACGGTCCACGCGCTCCTTGGCGGCAACGGATCTGGCAAGTCCACGCTCATAAAATGCTTAGCCGGAGTCGTGACCGCAGATGGAGGAACCTTCCGGTCTCCGCAGGGGCAATGGGACGCGACATCACAGACGCCCGAACTGGCGACTTCGCGTCTGTTCCGCTTCGTGCATCAACAGAACACGACATTCGCAGATCTCAGCGTCGCCGAGAATATCGGAATCGATGGACATTTCTCTCGGGGGGCGCTACAGCAGATCGACTGGCGCGCGCAGCGGCGAAAGGTCGGTGAGATACTCAAGCGATTCAACATTCCTGCTCAACCGGATGACCTCATGGAGAATCTCAGCCCGGCAGTGCAGATGATGGTCGCGATCACCCGAGCGATGCAAGACGTCGACGGGGCGTCCGGGGGCGTTCTCGTTCTTGATGAACCGACGGCTTCGCTGCCTAAGAACGAGGTTGAGTTTCTCCTCACATCGATCCGCCAGCTCGCTGCGTCCGGTCTGTCGATACTCTTGGTGACGCACCGCCTCGTCGAGGTGGAACAAGTTTGCGACGAGGCGACGGTGCTCCGCGATGGACAGGTGGTAGCTCGCCTGGGTCGAGATGATTTGAGCCAAGACAAGCTTGTCCAGGCAATCACAGGGGCTTCCGCTTCTGCGCACGAGGCGCGCTCCGTCAATAACCGATCCGGTACCGTGCTCAGCTATGTGCCGGACGACGGTTCCCTACCGCTCGTGCTCCGCGCCGGCGAATGCGTGGGCGTCGCCGGCTTGTTGTCGTCCGGGCGAAGCAATCTGCTGAAGCGAATCTTCGGGGCTTTGCCCCGCGGCGGCGACAAACTCACGGTGCGCGGTGTCGACGTCCCGCCCGGCCATCCCTGGCAGGCGATGCAGGCTGGTATCGCGCTCGTGCCGGAAGACCGATCGGCGGAGGCAATCTTCGGCGACCTGGACCTGATACAAAATCTTTCGGTTGCTCATTTGAGCGCTCACCAGCGTGGTCTTTTTTTCGTCAGTGGTGCTTCCGAACGTCATGCGGCGAGCGAGTTGCTTTCCTCCTTCGGGGTGAAGGCACCCTCCGCGGAAGTGCCGATCTCGGCATTGTCAGGCGGCAACCAGCAGAAGGTGATGATCGCCCGGTGGATGCAGCGTCTGCCTGCCGTCCTTCTGTTGGACGAGCCCACCCAAGGCATTGACGTTGGAGCCCGCGCGGAAATCCACCGCCTCATCGATCACGCTACGCGGGAGGGGCTGGCCGTCCTCTTCGTCTCTTGTGATTTCGAAGAGCTAGCGCACGTGAGCGACAGGGTTGTCGTAATCCATGAAGGACGAGTCGTCGACGAAGTGCCTAGCGGCCCTATCGACGAGGAGGACTTGTATCAGAAGGTCTTTGCGAAGGAGAACATCCATGGTTGACGTGAACGCGGTCAGCACAACGAATCTTGTGCCCACGGATCCGGTGGTTAGTGACGTCCCCAAGCCGCCACAGGCCGGGAAGTCCACTCGGCACGGATTCACGAAGATTTTGGAGGCCAACGCGCTTCTGCTGTTGACGATAGCATTTGCCGTCTTCTTCAGCCTCTGGCCGCGAACGTCCGACATGTTCTTCACAATGGAGAACATCGGGATTCTTCTGTCAGGGCAGGCGGTTGTCGGCATTGTCTCTATCGGCGTGCTGTTGCCGCTGATCACTCAAGAGTTTGATCTTTCCGTCGGGTCCAATGCGGCGCTCTCGGCCGTGCTCGTAACGATGATGGTTTCCTCCGGTGTCCCGGTCGGCGTTGCGGTGCTGGGAGGGCTGGTGACAGGCCTGCTCATCGGCCTTTTCAACGTTGGCATCGTGAACGTCGTGGGGATCACCGGGATCATAGCGACGCTGGGTTCCTCGACGATCCTCGTCGGCATTCTGACCCACGTCACAGGCGGATTAGCACTTACGAGCAAGATCCCGCCCGCGTTCACAACGGTTGGCAACGGCAATCTGTTCGGAATCCCGATCATCTTCATGATCCTCATCGGAGTGGCGGCGATCGCATATTTCTTCCTGGAGCACACCCCTTTCGGCCGACAGCTCTATGCGTCTGGGTCGAACCCCGCTGCCGCGAAGCTCGTCGGTATCGACATCAAGCGAATGAAAGCAATCGCATTTGTTGCTTGTGGCGTGCTCGCCGCGATTGGGGGCATCCTCTATGTCACGAGAGCCGGCGGCGCGAGCCCCAAGATTGCGACCGTGTTCCTCATGCCCGCCATAGCGGCGGCATTTCTTAGCGCGGCGGCCGTGAAACCTGGGCGCTACAACGTGTGGGGCACCATCGTAGCGATCTACTTCCTGGCGGTTCTCAACAATGGGTTGAGCCTCGCTGGAGCGCCGGCATACGTTTCCGACTACTCGAACGGTGCCGCGTTGATTCTCGGTGTGGCTGTGGCGGTCGTGATCCGTCGCAGGCGGGACGGAGCGAGGGCATGACCGAGTCGAGAAAGCGTCACAGCAGCAGCATGCGAGGCACCGGACAGGCGAGAAAGAGCCGGACGCTCCCGGCGAACATGACACCGGCCCAGCGCGACCTCTTTGACAAGATCGCGAAAGGATCACGAAGTAGTGAGTCGGCGTTTCCGCTGACGAACGCCGACGGCGGGCTGGAGGGTCCGTTCGACGCGATGCTGTTGGTCCCTGGTATCGGCGACGCGCTCCAATGCCTCGGGGCGGCGCTTCGGTTCAGAGGCGGTCTGAGCGACCGTGCTCGGGAGATAACGATCCTCCTAGTGGCGCATCATCATGGCAGCGCTTTCGAAATCTACGCCCACGAAGCGGTTGGTCGGCGTATCGGACTCACAGAGGGCGATCTCGAAGATATCGCGCAGGGGCGAGAGCCGCGTAGCGCGGATGCGTACGAATCGGCAATCGCGCACCTCGCCACACAGCTATTGAGGACTGGCGATCTCGACGACGAGTCCTATGCTGCGGCCGCGGAGACACTCGGAGAAGCCGTCATCTTCGAGGTGACCACCGTCGTCGGCTACTACTCGCTCTTGGCCACTCAACTGCGGGTCTTCCGCGTCTAGCGGAGCGAAGCGCTGGCGTGCTGGCCGGGCCGAATCGCTTCCGTGGGGCCGCGCGATCAATTCACTCCGGCCGCGAGTCGGAGGATCCCCAAAAACCGCTGCCAAACGTTGAAGCCGAGACTATGCCCTGCTCTGGCGCCAGCGTACAAACTGGCCCTTACCCGGGCCAAGAGAGAAAGCTGCCAACGGAATGACGATCTTCCAACTAGATGATATTGACGCCGAGATTGCCAGCGCGGTCCGCGACCAGTGCAAGCCGTTCGACGATGCGTATTGGTCTGAATGCGAGCGGACCAAGACCTACCCGAATGAGTTCTTTGACTCCATGGCGAAAGGGGGGTGGCTCGGGTTGACGATCCCGGAGGAATTCGGGGGCGGGGGCCAGGGCACTCGCCAGGGCGCCGTGATGCTCCACGAGATCGGTGCTTCCGGCGCCGCTGAGGTGGGCTGTGTCGTCACACACAACCCTATGTTCGCCGCCGAGCCCATCGTGAAGTTCGGTAGCGACGATCTCAAAAACGCTGTACTTCCGGGTATTGCAGCCGGTGACCTCAAGATCGCGTTTGCGGTGACGGAGCCGAACGCGGGATTGGACACTTCTAAGATCTCGACGACGGCCACGCCGACCGCTGATGGCTACGTGCTCAATGGTCAGAAAATTTACATCACTCAGGCGGATGTCGCAGATGTTGCTCTGGTTCTGGTCCGCACAGCTCCTGCCGACGAGTCGTCCCGCTTTTCGGGCTTGAGTTTGTTCCTCGTCGATTTGAAGGACGTACCTGGCGTCGATATCCGGCCCATTGAGAAGCACGGCATGAACGCGATCAACAGCTGCGAGGTGTTTTTCGAGGATGCACCGGTTCCCGCCGAGCGTCTCATCGGTGAGCCGGGACAGGGATTCCGCTACATCGTCGATGCGCTCAACCGAGAGCGCCTCGTTATGTCCGCAGAAGCGATTGGCATCGGACGCGCCGCGCTAAGGCACGCCGTCAAGTACGCGACAGACCGCGTCGTGTTCGAGAGACCTATCGGAGCCAACCAGGCGATCAGTCACCCGCTCGCCCTGGCATCGGTTCGCCTTGACTCCGCATGGTCGTATCTGATGCACGCCATGGACGCTTATGACGACGGCGTTTCGCTACGCACGGAGGGAAATGTGGCCTACTTCCTAGCAGTCGAAGCAGGCTGGTTGGCGACCGATACGGCCATACAGACATTGGGTGGGATGGGCTACACGCGCGAGGGGCAAGTTGAGCGCTACGCGCGAGAGATGCGAGTGCTACGCCTGTCGCCAGTGACCCCGCACATGCTGCTTAATAGCGTTGCGCAGGCCGGGCTACGTCTGCCCCGCTCATACTGACGGACCGAAGGGGACCCGAATTGAACATCGCAGAGCTCGTCGCCGAGAAGACGAAGGGAGCACCGGACCGCCTGGCCCTTGTGCTTGGGAGCCGCGAGGTGACCTACCTCGAACTCGATACCCTCGCGGCAAAGATTGGCGCGTGGCTCATCGGGCAAGGTGTGAAGCCGCGAGACTCCGTACTCTTCTACTCCACGAACAGTATCGAATTCCTCGCGACATATTTGGGTACAGCCCGAATAGGCGCTGTGTTCGCGCCCGCTCACCCGAGCTTTCAGCGCGAAGAATTGTCCTACGTCGCCACGAATGCCGAGCCGGCGATTGCTTTCGTCTCCGCTGACCTCGCGAACGACTTCGAGCGGTTCGCGCGGACGATTCCAGAGCTTCCAGCCAAGGTGGTGGTGGTGGGGGAGAGCAGTGGACGTCGATGGACCAGTTTCGATGACATTGTGGCGAGTGTCGGCAACGCCGCCATCGTTGATCTTCCCGCAGACTGGCCAGTCCTGATCTCGTACACGTCCGGTAGCACCTCGACGCCGAAGCCCGTCTTGCGCAGTCATGGTGCCGAATTGTGGAGCGCACGCTCGTACGCGAAGGTGTTCGACTACCGGGCGGAGGATAGGGCGCTCATCGCCCTACCGCTCTCCTGGGTGTATGGACTTTCCACCACAACCAGCGCGCTCCTCGCAGCCGGCGCGACGGTCGTCCTTCTTCCAAAATTCAATCCGGTACATGTCCTCAACGAGATCGAGCGGTCGAAGATCACGCTCTTTTCGGGATCCAACACGATGTTTGTAAAATTGCTCGAGGTCTATCGCGAGAAGCCATCCAATTTGAGTACCCTTCGCCACTGCTATACCGGTGCGGAACCGATTAACCGCCTGGTGACCGACGAGTTCGAACGGTTAATCGGCTCCCGAATCTGGGAAGGGTATGCGGCCACCGAGGCGTTTCCGGTGCTTGCCACGATGCCAGAGGTAGACAGCGAAGCTCCACGCGAGACATGCGGTCAGCTCGTTCCCGGTGCGCAGATCCGACTGGTCGACTCGGACGGTCGCCCCGTGCCGGAGGGCGAGATAGGGGAGGCACAGTTCACCTGCCCTGGGCGAATGCTGGAGTACTACAAGCATCCGGATCTCACCAGTGAGCGTTTGACCCGCGACGGCTGGGTTCGCAGCGGCGACCTGCTCCGGAGGGATCAGGACGGTTACTACTTCGTCGTGGGGCGCTTGAATGACATGATCATTCGTGGTGGAGCGAACATCGCACCGCCCGAGGTTGAAGCCGCCCTCATCGGGCTCGACGGTGTCGTGGACGCGACCGTCGTCTCCATCCCGGACCAGTCGTATGGTGAGGCCGTCGTCGCATTTGTATCTACGGATGGCACTCCAACCAACTCAGCGAAACTGAGCGCTCAACTCAGAGACCGGTTGGCGGTGTACAAAATTCCGACGCTGTTCTTCGTCGACATCCCGTTGCCGAGTGGCGGGAACGGGAAGCTCAACAGGCGCGCCGTGGCGGCGCTCGCCCTGAAGCTTTCCGCGAGCGAGTCACAGCCCGTCTGACACGACACCATGGACTCCCCGGCGAATTGGTCTTTCTACTAGGTCCCGGTTGGGCCCTTCGGCGATAAATTCAGGACAGTTTGCGGGCCCGCGGGAGCGGTACCGGATTGACCGCATATACAGAGAGGTGTACGCAATGAATCAATCGGTGGATCACTACGATTCGATTGTCGTCGGCGGCGGCTTGGCCGGCCTGATCGCGGCGCGGGAACTGAGTCAGGCGGGTCTGAGGACGCTGCTCGTCGAGGCACGCGACAGGCTTGGAGGACGTACAAACACGGCCGACTTCGCAGGACAGCCCATCGAGACGGGTGGCACCTACTGGGACCCGGACCGTGAACCGCTCGCTCGGGAGGAATTCACGAAATACAACCTGCCTATCCGATACACAAAGGATCAGGTGGCATTTCGTACTCGCTTGAACGGCAAGACCTACGAAGAAGCGTTTCCATTCGACCAGGTCGAGGACCTTATTCGGGTCGCATACCGCGCAATACACGAATCTCACCGAATCGATTTCGAGAAGGACAACTGGGTCGATGACGTAAAAGACCTCGACATTCCCTTCAGCGAGTGGCTCGCTGGCATCGAGCTTCCGCGCGAGACCTGGGAGTACGCGACCGCATGGGTGGAAATCTACGGGGGAAATCTGACCCACAATATTTCCGCCGCAGACATCATTGGTCCTTATATCGCGGGCATGAACAACAGCCCCTGGTCGTGGTACGCCGGTGTGTCACACGAAATCGAAGGCGGGTCCAAGCTCTATCGCCAGGCAATCATCGATGATTCACCGGGCCTCGTAATCAAATTGAACACGCCCATTGTCCGAGTCGAGCAGGACGCCAACGGGGTCCAGCTCACGTCTCGGTCGGGAGAGGTGTTCACAGCCGACGATGTCGTGTGGGCTACGCCGTTGAACACGTGGTCCGACGTCGAGTTCACCCCGGCTCTCTGCCCGGCGAAGACGGCCGCCGCACAGGAGAAGCACGTGGGCAAGCAGCACAAGCTGTGGATGCGCGTGAGGAACGTCCCGGTGGGGATTTACAGCATCTCGCACGAACTGGCGTTCAAGATGCTCCTCCACCATGCGACGCTGGACAACGGTGAGACCCTGATCTTCGCGATGACCGAGCACACGCAGCTGAATGTGGATGACATCGAGGCGGTTCAACGTGAGCTGCGTAAGCTCGCGCCAGAGGCGGAAGTTCTGGAAACGTTCTACGAGAACTGGCTGGACTCGGAGTTTTCGCAGGGGACGTGGATGGTTTCGCGTCCTGGCTTCCTCACCAACTACTTCGGCGACCTGGATAAGCCAGAAGGTCGGCTGCGGTTCGCTGGAGCGGACGTGGACAAGCGGTGGACAGGACGAATGGTCGGTTGCATCTCCAGCGGCAAAGCTGCTGCCGAGCAGATCGTCACGAGTCGACAGGGCGTTCCCGTCGGCTGACTCGCTCGGCCCCGCTTGAGGAGTTCGAGGGATATTCGTCGTCACTTCTGATGACCCGAAAACGTCGCTGTGTGCGGCGACACCAGGCACCGGGCGCGCATTGCGCCCGGTGCGCTACTTCAATGAGGAAGATGGCGATATATGAATATCTTGTCGAGATGGGCTGCGCTCCGGGTGGGCGTCGTCCTTGGCGCGTCTGCCCTGCTGCTCAGCGGTTGCTCCGGCACGGAGGCGACAACAACCACCAGCGCTGAAACTGACCCGGAAATAGTTGAGCAGTCGCGCCTGGCTGTCGAAGCAGCGTATGAGGCTGCTTCTGCGGTACCTCCGTCGGATGGACCACCGGCGGCGGAAGACGTTCGGTTGTTCTTTGTCACCGCCCTGGGTTCTGCGACGGGCGCCCGAAGCGCGAAAGTAGTGGAGGAAGTAACGGAGAAGCTCGGCTGGGACGTGCGTATCTTTGATAGCAAATTCGATCCCGATACTCAGCAAGAGGGCATGCGCCAAGCAATCTCCTGGGGCGCTGACGCAATTCTGCTTTTCGGCATGGATTGCCCAGGAAATGAGAGTCCGCTCCAGCAGTTGCGTGAGGCAGGGATTACGATCGTTGCGTTCTCGTCGGTCGATTGTAGCGAGGTCGATGCTGGTGCAGAGTCAATGTTCGACGGGGTTCCGTCCTACCCCGGGGCCTCCACACCTCGCGAGAACTTCTTGCGGCGGGGAGCCGCTCAGGCGGACTGGGTCATCGCGAACTCTGGAGGCACCGCCCAGGTCATAGAATTGCCGGTCCCTGACTTCCGGGAGACAGCGGCATTCCAGGAGGGCTTCGAGACTCGCCTTGCTGAGTGCGCGGGGTGCGAGATCGTCGAGGTGATCCCAATCGGCGTCGAAGACTTCGGCCCGGAAATTCAGGATAAGACGGTCCAGGCCTTGGTGCGGTATCCGTCCGCCGACTACATCGTTGCCGCATACGACGAGCTCATCAATTATGGTGTGGCAAGTGCGGTGATGAACTCCGACCGGAGTGACGAAATCCAGGTCGTTGCGGGGAATGGAGATCCTGCGAACATGGAACTGGTTCGGAACGGCGAGGGCCAGCATGCTGGCTTCGGATATGACGTCGATTGGGAGGTCTTCGCTTCTATCGACGTCGTGAGCCGGCTCATGCAGGGCGAAGCGCCCGGGGTGGTTGGACCACCCATCGTGCTCTTCGACACGGAGCACAACGTGCCGGAAACGGGTGGGTACAAGAGCCTGGGCGATTTCCGCTCAGTCTTCTATTCCATCTGGCTCGACGGGCGTTGATTACCCAGGAACAGGCGGGGGCTGTAGTCCCCGCCTGTTCTCGTGGTTGCTGTGATCTTCTCTCACACGAGGTGGGTTTCCTTGAGAACCCGGAGCTGAGCGTTTTCCAACCCAAGGGCGATGACCCGCTGGAGAACCGGCCACGTCGAACCCATTCGCACCGCCGCGTAAGAGTTTCTGTCACCGTTCGCGCGGCGACTCCACGTCGCCCAGCTCAGACACAACCTCAGGAGCGAAAGTGCCAGGATCGATGACCGCTCCGAAGGGGTGAGCGGCAAGACCGTCTGGTATCCGTTCACCGTTGCGATCAGCGCACCAACAGGATCGCGGTGGTCGACCATGGCGTACCCCGCTGCGATGGCAATGTCCGCAACACGAATAGTCTCCTCAGCGTCGTCGAAATCGATAACGCCTATCACCAAGTCATTGTCGAACGGGTCGGCGAGGACGTTGTAGGGATTGAGGTCCTGGTGGACGACGCTCCTCGGCAGCTCGTCCAGGAGCGCCACAACATGACGCTTGTGAAACTCGCTGACTTCGCCAATAAGACTGGCTTCAACCCCGAGAGGCAAGCCATCAAGCACCTCGCTAAGCGAGACGTGGGTTCGAGCGAGCGACCAGAAGTGTTCTCCGCTACCTCCGGCGCCCACCCCTTCCAAAGCCTGGGTGAGTCGGGCTGAGAGCCGGCCGAGGCTGTTAAGGAAGTGATCCGAGTAGCGCGGCACGTCGGACATGAGGATGCCCTCGACCCAAGTGAAGAGTCGGAGGGTGCCCTGAGCGCTCCCATCGGTGATTCGCGTTGTCGTCTCGCCGTTCGTCGTCCGTACGAGACGGGGCGTTGCGAACTCGAGCCTGGCGGCCGCTACTCGATCGACGAGAAGCCCCTGCCACTCCAGGGCCAAGGGGTCGACGCTGAGGGGTGCAAGCTTGGCGATGTATTTGCGTCCCGCGTCATCCGTCAAGGCCACGTTGAGATAGGTCTCACCGACGATCGCTCGGATCACCGAGAATCGTCGACCGAAGCGTTCCGAAGATACCTGGGCAACGAGCAGGGC
This Salinibacterium sp. ZJ450 DNA region includes the following protein-coding sequences:
- a CDS encoding CaiB/BaiF CoA-transferase family protein — its product is MTLPLTGVLVADFSRVLAGPLASASLADLGARVVKVERPHAGDDTRAWGPPWTSNSAAYFESANRGKESVVLDLEDPDDLAVAHELARRADVLIENFRPGALDKRGLGYEQVRKTNHGLVYCSVSGFGRDKGAHLPGYDFLVQAVGGLMSITGDADENGGQPMKAGVALVDVLTAKDATIGILAALHVRGETGRGQRVEVNLLSSLLAALVNQASSYLATGESPGRLGNAHPSIAPYELLPSSDGQLAVACGNNGQFRKLAATLGDESIADDERFGTNAARVENRAALIEVLGVLLVHGTADSWVQRLSAAGVPAGRVGSIADGIALATRLGLEPLVEVSAGQPAQVRNPVTYSETPITTYTAPPRLGQHNDEVRRWLQEKEQQ
- a CDS encoding aldehyde dehydrogenase, with the translated sequence MSIEQNIDAGDHQTSGRMASDLLRGECFMFNHPETVYAKNFIGGSFRESQTGDREQNRSPVTGEILGSYSLSSPSDVDNAVAAARSAQPSWAALSVFQRVEALQRVHDIVRARREALASLLTLEQGKVYETEALAEIDEVLAMFNVSMEAAKALEGSMPASMDANKRVLVYRVARGVAVSIQPWNYPLTMMAANLFPALVTGNAVLSVPAPATALVASELARCFVDADLPPGVFNFVSGLGSVVGAAAAGHPGVDAVAFTGSAATGKAVALASAGKSQLLELGGNGPTVVLDDADLDLVIPELLSSSFLVAGQACTGAEWVLTQRGIHDELVERLTAAVEEHIILGDPRDAVTRMGPLNNQGVWDKVQQHITGAVNNGASVRTGGRARAGLATSLYFEPTVLSGVTSLMEIAREETFGPVIPVQTIADEGEALAAMARSEYGLAAAVFTRDLERGLRFAEAAPTGNVNINLGSTWTEPHLPFGGGSGKSSGIGRSQGRYPLINTFTETKTVIFQLSR
- a CDS encoding sugar ABC transporter ATP-binding protein; amino-acid sequence: MDLVSRRTGARTKDDPATTGGLQRASGSDIAVEVEQVSKSYDANHALSNVSLRVRRGTVHALLGGNGSGKSTLIKCLAGVVTADGGTFRSPQGQWDATSQTPELATSRLFRFVHQQNTTFADLSVAENIGIDGHFSRGALQQIDWRAQRRKVGEILKRFNIPAQPDDLMENLSPAVQMMVAITRAMQDVDGASGGVLVLDEPTASLPKNEVEFLLTSIRQLAASGLSILLVTHRLVEVEQVCDEATVLRDGQVVARLGRDDLSQDKLVQAITGASASAHEARSVNNRSGTVLSYVPDDGSLPLVLRAGECVGVAGLLSSGRSNLLKRIFGALPRGGDKLTVRGVDVPPGHPWQAMQAGIALVPEDRSAEAIFGDLDLIQNLSVAHLSAHQRGLFFVSGASERHAASELLSSFGVKAPSAEVPISALSGGNQQKVMIARWMQRLPAVLLLDEPTQGIDVGARAEIHRLIDHATREGLAVLFVSCDFEELAHVSDRVVVIHEGRVVDEVPSGPIDEEDLYQKVFAKENIHG
- a CDS encoding ABC transporter permease, producing MVDVNAVSTTNLVPTDPVVSDVPKPPQAGKSTRHGFTKILEANALLLLTIAFAVFFSLWPRTSDMFFTMENIGILLSGQAVVGIVSIGVLLPLITQEFDLSVGSNAALSAVLVTMMVSSGVPVGVAVLGGLVTGLLIGLFNVGIVNVVGITGIIATLGSSTILVGILTHVTGGLALTSKIPPAFTTVGNGNLFGIPIIFMILIGVAAIAYFFLEHTPFGRQLYASGSNPAAAKLVGIDIKRMKAIAFVACGVLAAIGGILYVTRAGGASPKIATVFLMPAIAAAFLSAAAVKPGRYNVWGTIVAIYFLAVLNNGLSLAGAPAYVSDYSNGAALILGVAVAVVIRRRRDGARA
- a CDS encoding carboxymuconolactone decarboxylase family protein, with the translated sequence MTESRKRHSSSMRGTGQARKSRTLPANMTPAQRDLFDKIAKGSRSSESAFPLTNADGGLEGPFDAMLLVPGIGDALQCLGAALRFRGGLSDRAREITILLVAHHHGSAFEIYAHEAVGRRIGLTEGDLEDIAQGREPRSADAYESAIAHLATQLLRTGDLDDESYAAAAETLGEAVIFEVTTVVGYYSLLATQLRVFRV